CCGCAATGGTGGCTTGGTTTTGTCTGATATCATTACACAAATTCAAGCTTCCAAAGATTCGGGTAAATCATCATATCGCAGTAATCTATCAGCAGAAGCTATGCCAACTGTTTCGTCATACCCAATGAGGAGACCTTCCGAGAGAACCCATGAAAGGGGTTCCATCGAAGAGAACAATGACACTAGGGAGGCTAGACGATTCATGAACTCTCAAATCGATAAGCACTATGACACGTCTCACAGAGATGGGAACTTTAGGGATTCAAATAGCAATCACGTGCCCAATTTCCAAAGGCCACTCTTAAGGAAGAATGTGACTGGAAGGATGTCTGCAGGCAGGAGGAGAAGTTTTGATGATAGTCAACTCTCACTTGGGGAAATGTCCAATTATGTAGAAGGTCCCACATCTCTAAATGATGCTTTGAGTGAGGGACTGAATCCATCGTCTGACTGGAATGCTAGGGTTGCTGCATTTAATTATCTACGATCTTTGCTGCAGCAAGGCCCAAAGGGAATTCAAGAAGTGATTCAGAATTTTGAGAAAGTAATGAAGTTGTTTTTCCAACACTTGGATGATCCCCACCATAAAGTTGCTCAGGCAGCTCTTTCAACACTAGCAGATATTATTCCATCTTGCCGTAAGCCCTTTGAAAGTTACATGGAAAGGATCCTACCCCACGTTTTCTCACGGTTAATTGACCCAAAGGAGTTAGTTAGGCAGCCGTGCTCGACAACGTTGGGTATTGTTAGCAAAACTTACAGCGTAGATTCCCTCTTGCCTGCTTTGCTCCGTTCACTAGATGAGCAGCGATCACCAAAGGCCAAACTAGCTGTTATTGAGTTTTCCATTAGTTCTTTTAACAAGCATTCACTGAATCCTGAAGGTTCTGGTAATACTGGCATCCTTAAATTATGGCTTTCTAAGTTGGCGCCATTGGTCCATGATAAAAATACTAAACTAAAGGAGGCAGCCATTACATGCATAATATCTGTTTACTCCCACTTTGATTCTGTAGCCGTCTTGAATTTTATTCTTAGTTTGTCAGTTGAAGAACAAAATTCTTTGAGAAGGGCCCTGAAACAGTACACTCCTCGTATTGAAGTGGACCTTATGAACTTTTTGCAAAACAAGAAAGAGCGCCAGCGCCCTAAATCTTCTTATGATCCATCTGATGTAGTTGGAACATCTTCTGAAGAAGGATATGTTAGTGCCTCAAAGAAGAGTCACTTTGTTGGGAGGTATTCTGCTGGTTCAGTTGATATTGATGGTGGCAGGAAGTGGAGTTCAACCCAAGAATCGGCCATGGTCACCAGTACTATTGGTCAAGCAGCTTCTGATGAAACACAGGAGAACTTGTATCAGAATTTTGAGACCGGTTCCAACACTGATATTCTCAATTCAAAATTCAAGGATTTGTCTTACACTATGAATTCTGTGAGTCAGAACTTGGGCTCCTGGACCAGCCCAGTGGATAAAGTTGATGGTAGAACAAATTTAGAAGGCTTGTCTACTACTTGCCCAGATGTTAATGGTCTTATGAGCTTGGACCATATAGGGGTTGCTGAGAGTACTGGGCATGATAGTGAAGCTGCCACCGACTTGGACCCTAATCATTATAATCTTAcaactttgaaggttaattCTACACCAGAATCAGGTCCCAGCATTCCTCAAATACTTCATCTGGTGAGTTCTTTGGCTTAATAAGCTCAAAATTTTCCTTAGAGAAATTTTATTATCATTGTTTTGTTACTGAACATTTTACCCTTTTAAGCTTTTATTATCATGATGACTATTTTTTGGATAATTGCACCAGTAATCTACTTCTCTATACGGTCAACTGTTGTGAGAGGAAATATATAGATATAGTTTTACCATTTATGGGGCATTAACGTTATATTATTTCTTTCGTATTAATTGAATGTCTGTATAGATCGGCAATGGAACTGAGGAAAGCCCTACAGCAAGCAAACGTGGTGCACTTCAACAATTAATTGATGCTTCCATAGCTAATGACCACTCTGTTTGGACCAAGGTTTGTTAGTCCCGAGACTTGGCACGTTTTCTgtcttatttaatatatgtaagttgtaaaaaaatatttaacatttCTGTGAAGATAAGAAAACAGCGAGAGAATGCTTGAATAAATTAGAAACTGAGAAGTTGAGCATTGTTACAACATatccttatttttattgtattaaCTCTCTCATTTGTAGAATGCTTGTCTGATGTCATAGATTTTGTAGCTTTGAAATGGTGTTAGCTTTCAGGATCACACTAGCATCGAGAATTGACTTAATAGTTGATAAATGTGTAATGTGGACATGGATTTCAACGTTGAGTCTGTTGACTGCACAGTGAAGTCAATGGGATGAGGAAACACATTTTATTACCACATACATACACATTTTTTTGGGTATAAAACTAGAATTCTGTGATGTGTTTACTCGATCTTATATTAATGAATGTTCTGTGGTGCATGTGCAGTACTTCAGTCAGATTTTGACTGTTGTACTTGAGGTGTTGGATGATTTGGATTCCTCGATTCGGGAACTCTCTCTTTCCTTGATTGTCGAAATGCTTAAAAACCAGGTTTGTGCTTATTTTTTTGGATATGCATTGCCTGGAAATTGTTTAGCTCTTACAAATTGTATTCCTGATGTTGCTTTCATTTGTTTCCAGAAACATGCAATGGAAGATTCTGTTGAGATCGTAATTGAGAAGCTGCTTCATGTTACGAAGGATGTAGTTCCCAAGGTAAATTTTGTTGCTTTAATTATCGTATTCCAGGGTTACACTACTTTCCATGGCTCAAACTGTTCTGTATTCCTGTCAGGTTTCAAATGAATCCGAGCACTGCTTGAGCATCGTTTTGGCCCTGTATGATCCATTCAGATGTCTAAGCGTACGTATTTACAATCCAGCATCCTACTTATCCAGTTGTTTAGaagtgaaaaaataaatgaaaatatcaGAAACTTTTTGAGTTATGTTTGGCTTCTTTCCCCTGTACTTTGTTGTGATTACTGTTTAACATGCTGCCAATTGTCGATACTGCAGGTTATTGCCCCTCTGTTGGTAACTGAAGATGAGAAAATTCTTGTTACTTGCATCAACTGTTTGACAAAGGTATTATGCTTCCATGTATTGGAGCTGTGTTAGTTGATGTCTAATGATCGATTCCGAACATTCAATTTTAGTTTAGGAGTTATCCTATTTCATGCGTaatttttatgaacaattatcTTGACAAGGCTCTTATGTTCGATTTGTCAGCTTGTGGGCCGGCTTTCACAAGAGGAACTGATGGCTCAGTTACCATCATTTTTGCCTGCACTTTTCGAAGCGTTTGGAAACCAGAGTGCTGACGTTCGCAAGGTAATGGTTATTTTTTGTCTGGTCCCTTAAACTACACATTGGCCCGTGGGAGTCATTTACGTTCAGCATATATTCTTCTGGTACCGATTACcgaattttttcattttatgttgTGCAGACTGTTGTCTTCTGTTTAGTCGATATATACATTATGCTCGGAAAAGCATTCTTGCCGTACCTGGAGGGGCTCAACAGCACACAGTTACGGCTGGTGACTATTTATGCTAATCGAATTTCACAGGCCAGGACGGGCACTTCAATTGACACCAACCAGGATTAGCGGCaggaattttgggttttgggtggaGTTGTTCATCTTCTTGTGTATTTTGTATATTGTGTGAATGCCTTttgacttcaattttttttttttttttcatcacttgtattttcatattctttcgtCAAATTCTCGTGTTGGTCTGGTTTGGAGGTGGAAGACCTGAAGAGTGCATTTTGTGGGAAGCCATTAGTGTTGCAGCGGACATTGTAatcaaaatttcccaaacatcGTTTATATATAAAAAGCAAAGGTTTTGGAATTACCATTCAATTACGTAATGAGCTCGTCCATCTTGTTCTCTGTTTGGCCATTCTATGTGTTGGTCGGGTGTTGTTACCGACACTCCAAAAAAGTCGTATTGTATTTCTCCATGATtttgtttacattttttacatTTCCCATGTTCGGGTCTTATGTTTCACACATTTGGGATGCGGTGTATCATGATTTTTtcgaagtgctaataacagctCTAACTGGCAGCAGCAGTTTAACTAATGAAGTGTGTTTGGAGTGGTTTGAAGAGCGAGCGCCTAATATTATTCAGGATGCTCTTTTGGATGATTGTAATTGGGCAACGGTGCTACGTACTCCCTACGTCTCTTTTTCACATGAATAAAGCACCCCCTAGTGGTTTTTTCTGCGCCTCTGCGATGGCTTGTggggaaagaaagggaaagcgATATATCTATTTGACATATTATACCATTTTGGTTCTGTTCTTTAATTAGAGTGAGTCGATATTGGGACTCCAAAAATCTCACTTTGCaccctaaattttttataattagaaagaaaaatacacttatgagggtataaaatgagatttttagagtgcaaattaaaaacataatataatatattaaaatatttgtCGGAAGGAAAAGAATCTTTAAATCCTTATAAAGGGGAAGAGATTGCATGGCGAGATAATTAGggtttggttttggatttgagGAAGTACAAGTTCCTTAATGCACAAGGAATCAttataaatttagaaaattaataaaatgtttttcttaaaacctttttttattcaaaaattcttaggcaattttttttttttttttaatcatttagaGCACATTTCTTTATGAATAATACTagggaaatcaaaattttaaactaaaattgcaaaccaaatggTATGTCATGAACAGAAAATAACCACATTAat
This genomic stretch from Pyrus communis chromosome 2, drPyrComm1.1, whole genome shotgun sequence harbors:
- the LOC137725254 gene encoding CLIP-associated protein-like isoform X1 — encoded protein: MEEALELARAKDTKERMAGVERLHQLLEASRKSLSSSEVTSLVDCCLDLLKDNNFRVSQGALQALASAAVLSGDHLKLHFNALVPAVVERLGDGKQPVRDAARRLLLTLMEVSSPTIIVERAGSYAWAHKSWRVREEFARTVTSAIGLFASTELPLQRTILPPILQMLSDPNPGVRDAAIACIEEMYMQAGPQFRDELQRHHLPMSMLKDINARLERIEPKIRSSDGLSAVEAKPVNLNHKKSSPKAKSSSREASLFGAETDATEKSVDPIKVYSEKELIREIEKIASTLVPEKDWSIRIAAMQRIEGLVYGGAADYQCFRGLLKQLVGPLSTQLSDRRSSIVKQACHLLCFLSKELLGDFEACAEMFIPVLFKLVVITVLVIAESADNCIKTMLRNCKVARVLPRIADCAKNDRNAILRARCCDYALLILEYWADAPEIQRSADLYEDLIRCCVADAMSEVRSTARMCYRMFSKTWPERSRRLFSLFDPVIQRLINEEDGGVHRRHASPSVRDRGVSHTPQLSATSNLPGYGTSAIVAMDRSSSLSTGNSISSGLLLSQAKSHGKGTERSLESVLHASKQKVSAIESMLRGLDLSEKHNSTLRSSSLDLGVDPPSSRDPPFPAAAPASNHLSNSLMADSTTSSIHKSSSRNGGLVLSDIITQIQASKDSGKSSYRSNLSAEAMPTVSSYPMRRPSERTHERGSIEENNDTREARRFMNSQIDKHYDTSHRDGNFRDSNSNHVPNFQRPLLRKNVTGRMSAGRRRSFDDSQLSLGEMSNYVEGPTSLNDALSEGLNPSSDWNARVAAFNYLRSLLQQGPKGIQEVIQNFEKVMKLFFQHLDDPHHKVAQAALSTLADIIPSCRKPFESYMERILPHVFSRLIDPKELVRQPCSTTLGIVSKTYSVDSLLPALLRSLDEQRSPKAKLAVIEFSISSFNKHSLNPEGSGNTGILKLWLSKLAPLVHDKNTKLKEAAITCIISVYSHFDSVAVLNFILSLSVEEQNSLRRALKQYTPRIEVDLMNFLQNKKERQRPKSSYDPSDVVGTSSEEGYVSASKKSHFVGRYSAGSVDIDGGRKWSSTQESAMVTSTIGQAASDETQENLYQNFETGSNTDILNSKFKDLSYTMNSVSQNLGSWTSPVDKVDGRTNLEGLSTTCPDVNGLMSLDHIGVAESTGHDSEAATDLDPNHYNLTTLKVNSTPESGPSIPQILHLIGNGTEESPTASKRGALQQLIDASIANDHSVWTKYFSQILTVVLEVLDDLDSSIRELSLSLIVEMLKNQKHAMEDSVEIVIEKLLHVTKDVVPKVSNESEHCLSIVLALYDPFRCLSVIAPLLVTEDEKILVTCINCLTKLVGRLSQEELMAQLPSFLPALFEAFGNQSADVRKTVVFCLVDIYIMLGKAFLPYLEGLNSTQLRLVTIYANRISQARTGTSIDTNQD
- the LOC137725254 gene encoding CLIP-associated protein-like isoform X2 — encoded protein: MEEALELARAKDTKERMAGVERLHQLLEASRKSLSSSEVTSLVDCCLDLLKDNNFRVSQGALQALASAAVLSGDHLKLHFNALVPAVVERLGDGKQPVRDAARRLLLTLMEVSSPTIIVERAGSYAWAHKSWRVREEFARTVTSAIGLFASTELPLQRTILPPILQMLSDPNPGVRDAAIACIEEMYMQAGPQFRDELQRHHLPMSMLKDINARLERIEPKIRSSDGLSAVEAKPVNLNHKKSSPKAKSSSREASLFGETDATEKSVDPIKVYSEKELIREIEKIASTLVPEKDWSIRIAAMQRIEGLVYGGAADYQCFRGLLKQLVGPLSTQLSDRRSSIVKQACHLLCFLSKELLGDFEACAEMFIPVLFKLVVITVLVIAESADNCIKTMLRNCKVARVLPRIADCAKNDRNAILRARCCDYALLILEYWADAPEIQRSADLYEDLIRCCVADAMSEVRSTARMCYRMFSKTWPERSRRLFSLFDPVIQRLINEEDGGVHRRHASPSVRDRGVSHTPQLSATSNLPGYGTSAIVAMDRSSSLSTGNSISSGLLLSQAKSHGKGTERSLESVLHASKQKVSAIESMLRGLDLSEKHNSTLRSSSLDLGVDPPSSRDPPFPAAAPASNHLSNSLMADSTTSSIHKSSSRNGGLVLSDIITQIQASKDSGKSSYRSNLSAEAMPTVSSYPMRRPSERTHERGSIEENNDTREARRFMNSQIDKHYDTSHRDGNFRDSNSNHVPNFQRPLLRKNVTGRMSAGRRRSFDDSQLSLGEMSNYVEGPTSLNDALSEGLNPSSDWNARVAAFNYLRSLLQQGPKGIQEVIQNFEKVMKLFFQHLDDPHHKVAQAALSTLADIIPSCRKPFESYMERILPHVFSRLIDPKELVRQPCSTTLGIVSKTYSVDSLLPALLRSLDEQRSPKAKLAVIEFSISSFNKHSLNPEGSGNTGILKLWLSKLAPLVHDKNTKLKEAAITCIISVYSHFDSVAVLNFILSLSVEEQNSLRRALKQYTPRIEVDLMNFLQNKKERQRPKSSYDPSDVVGTSSEEGYVSASKKSHFVGRYSAGSVDIDGGRKWSSTQESAMVTSTIGQAASDETQENLYQNFETGSNTDILNSKFKDLSYTMNSVSQNLGSWTSPVDKVDGRTNLEGLSTTCPDVNGLMSLDHIGVAESTGHDSEAATDLDPNHYNLTTLKVNSTPESGPSIPQILHLIGNGTEESPTASKRGALQQLIDASIANDHSVWTKYFSQILTVVLEVLDDLDSSIRELSLSLIVEMLKNQKHAMEDSVEIVIEKLLHVTKDVVPKVSNESEHCLSIVLALYDPFRCLSVIAPLLVTEDEKILVTCINCLTKLVGRLSQEELMAQLPSFLPALFEAFGNQSADVRKTVVFCLVDIYIMLGKAFLPYLEGLNSTQLRLVTIYANRISQARTGTSIDTNQD
- the LOC137725254 gene encoding CLIP-associated protein-like isoform X3, with protein sequence MEEALELARAKDTKERMAGVERLHQLLEASRKSLSSSEVTSLVDCCLDLLKDNNFRVSQGALQALASAAVLSGDHLKLHFNALVPAVVERLGDGKQPVRDAARRLLLTLMEVSSPTIIVERAGSYAWAHKSWRVREEFARTVTSAIGLFASTELPLQRTILPPILQMLSDPNPGVRDAAIACIEEMYMQAGPQFRDELQRHHLPMSMLKDINARLERIEPKIRSSDGLSAVEAKPVNLNHKKSSPKAKSSSREASLFGAETDATEKSVDPIKVYSEKELIREIEKIASTLVPEKDWSIRIAAMQRIEGLVYGGAADYQCFRGLLKQLVGPLSTQLSDRRSSIVKQACHLLCFLSKELLGDFEACAEMFIPVLFKLVVITVLVIAESADNCIKTMLRNCKVARVLPRIADCAKNDRNAILRARCCDYALLILEYWADAPEIQRSADLYEDLIRCCVADAMSEVRSTARMCYRMFSKTWPERSRRLFSLFDPVIQRLINEEDGGVHRRHASPSVRDRGVSHTPQLSATSNLPGYGTSAIVAMDRSSSLSTGNSISSGLLLSQAKSHGKGTERSLESVLHASKQKVSAIESMLRGLDLSEKHNSTLRSSSLDLDSTTSSIHKSSSRNGGLVLSDIITQIQASKDSGKSSYRSNLSAEAMPTVSSYPMRRPSERTHERGSIEENNDTREARRFMNSQIDKHYDTSHRDGNFRDSNSNHVPNFQRPLLRKNVTGRMSAGRRRSFDDSQLSLGEMSNYVEGPTSLNDALSEGLNPSSDWNARVAAFNYLRSLLQQGPKGIQEVIQNFEKVMKLFFQHLDDPHHKVAQAALSTLADIIPSCRKPFESYMERILPHVFSRLIDPKELVRQPCSTTLGIVSKTYSVDSLLPALLRSLDEQRSPKAKLAVIEFSISSFNKHSLNPEGSGNTGILKLWLSKLAPLVHDKNTKLKEAAITCIISVYSHFDSVAVLNFILSLSVEEQNSLRRALKQYTPRIEVDLMNFLQNKKERQRPKSSYDPSDVVGTSSEEGYVSASKKSHFVGRYSAGSVDIDGGRKWSSTQESAMVTSTIGQAASDETQENLYQNFETGSNTDILNSKFKDLSYTMNSVSQNLGSWTSPVDKVDGRTNLEGLSTTCPDVNGLMSLDHIGVAESTGHDSEAATDLDPNHYNLTTLKVNSTPESGPSIPQILHLIGNGTEESPTASKRGALQQLIDASIANDHSVWTKYFSQILTVVLEVLDDLDSSIRELSLSLIVEMLKNQKHAMEDSVEIVIEKLLHVTKDVVPKVSNESEHCLSIVLALYDPFRCLSVIAPLLVTEDEKILVTCINCLTKLVGRLSQEELMAQLPSFLPALFEAFGNQSADVRKTVVFCLVDIYIMLGKAFLPYLEGLNSTQLRLVTIYANRISQARTGTSIDTNQD